One Elaeis guineensis isolate ETL-2024a chromosome 10, EG11, whole genome shotgun sequence genomic window carries:
- the LOC105059754 gene encoding S-adenosylmethionine synthase, with the protein MEDTFLFTSESVNEGHPDKLCDQISDAVLDACLAQDPDSKVACETCTKTNMVMVFGEITTKANVDYEKIVRDTCRAIGFTSDDVGLDADGCKVLVNIEQQSPDIAQGVHGHFTKRPEEIGAGDQGHMFGYATDETPEFMPLSHVLATKLGARLTEVRKNGTCSWLRPDGKTQVTVEYRNDNGAMVPVRVHTVLISTQHDETVTNDEIAADLQEHVIKPVIPEQFLDEKTIFHLNPSGRFVIGGPHGDAGLTGRKIIIDTYGGWGAHGGGAFSGKDPTKVDRSGAYIVRQAAKSIVANGLARRALVQVSYAIGVPEPLSIFVDTYGTGKIPEKEILKIVKENFDFRPGMITLNLDLKRGGSGRFLKTAAYGHFGRDDPDFTWEVVKPLKWEKPAA; encoded by the coding sequence ATGGAGGACACCTTCCTTTTCACCTCTGAGTCTGTCAACGAGGGGCATCCTGACAAGCTTTGTGACCAGATCTCTGATGCTGTGCTTGATGCTTGCCTCGCCCAGGACCCAGACAGCAAGGTTGCCTGTGAGACCTGCACCAAGACCAACATGGTCATGGTCTTTGGTGAGATTACCACCAAGGCCAATGTTGACTATGAAAAGATTGTTCGTGACACCTGCCGGGCAATTGGATTCACCTCGGATGATGTTGGTCTTGATGCTGATGGCTGCAAGGTGCTTGTCAACATTGAACAGCAGTCCCCTGACATTGCCCAGGGTGTTCATGGCCACTTCACGAAGCGCCCTGAGGAGATTGGTGCTGGTGACCAGGGACACATGTTTGGTTATGCAACTGACGAGACCCCTGAGTTCATGCCTCTCAGCCATGTTCTGGCCACCAAGCTTGGTGCCCGCCTCACCGAGGTGCGGAAGAATGGAACCTGCTCCTGGCTGAGGCCTGATGGGAAGACCCAGGTGACCGTCGAGTACCGCAACGACAATGGTGCCATGGTTCCTGTCCGTGTCCACACTGTTCTCATCTCCACCCAGCATGATGAGACTGTTACCAATGATGAGATAGCTGCCGACCTCCAGGAGCATGTCATCAAGCCTGTCATTCCTGAGCAGTTCCTCGATGAGAAGACCATCTTCCACCTAAACCCATCTGGCCGATTTGTGATTGGTGGACCTCATGGTGATGCTGGGCTTACTGGCCGCAAGATTATCATTGACACCTATGGTGGCTGGGGAGCCCATGGTGGTGGTGCCTTCTCAGGCAAGGACCCGACCAAGGTCGACCGCAGTGGTGCCTACATTGTGAGGCAGGCGGCTAAGAGCATTGTGGCCAATGGGCTTGCCCGGCGTGCCCTTGTTCAGGTCTCCTATGCCATTGGTGTGCCAGAGCCTCTCTCCATCTTTGTTGACACCTACGGTACTGGAAAGATCCCTGAGAAGGAGATCCTGAAGATTGTCAAGGAGAACTTTGACTTCAGGCCTGGAATGATCACCCTTAACCTTGACCTGAAGAGGGGTGGCAGTGGCAGATTCCTCAAGACGGCAGCTTATGGACATTTTGGCAGGGATGACCCAGACTTCACTTGGGAGGTGGTCAAGCCCCTCAAGTGGGAGAAACCAGCTGCCTAG